One Oryza glaberrima chromosome 10, OglaRS2, whole genome shotgun sequence DNA segment encodes these proteins:
- the LOC127752778 gene encoding peptidyl-prolyl cis-trans isomerase-like, with product MAPAASSKSNPRVFLDISIGGEWVGRVVIELLADKVPDTAENFRRLCTGERTGRSGKSKLHYKGSAFHRVVPGFMCQGGDITAGNGTGGESALDGGGRHFADEGFAVKHDGPGVVSMANAGPNTNGSQFFITVDKAPWLDGRHVAFGRVVAGMDAVRAIDRTGTWSGKTVKPVVIADCGVL from the coding sequence atggcgccggcggcgtcctccaAGTCCAACCCAAGGGTGTTCCTGGACATCTCCATCGGCGGCGAGTGGGTTGGCCGCGTGGTGATCGAGCTGCTCGCCGACAAGGTGCCCGACACGGCGGAGAACTTCCGGCGGCTGTGCACCGGCGAGCGCACCGGGCGCTCCGGCAAGAGCAAGCTCCACTACAAGGGGTCGGCGTTCCACCGCGTGGTGCCCGGGTTCATGTGCCAGGGCGGCGACATCACGGCCGGGAACGGCACCGGCGGCGAGTCGGCGCtggacggcggcgggaggcacTTCGCCGACGAGGGGTTCGCGGTGAAGCACGACGGGCCCGGGGTGGTGTCCATGGCGAACGCCGGGCCCAACaccaacggctcccagttcttCATCACCGTCGACAAGGCGCCGTGGCTGGACGGCCGCCACGTCGCGTtcggccgcgtcgtcgccgggaTGGACGCCGTCCGCGCCATCGACAGGACGGGAACCTGGAGCGGCAAGACGGTGAAGCCCGTCGTCATCGCCGACTGCGGCGTGCTCTAG